In Rhododendron vialii isolate Sample 1 chromosome 9a, ASM3025357v1, the following are encoded in one genomic region:
- the LOC131299738 gene encoding PKS-NRPS hybrid synthetase cheA-like produces the protein MNDVSCGESSSYVGRDYTAEFTTDQIFETRAVMVDWVRRVGKENSFVIVLSKSASIKGNKMPKCIFICERGGLYRPPPEGHSMQRITGTKKCDCPFKLRGVPQPPDGVMWSLKVVKGFHNHEPAESFEGHEYPSRLTPIQQQLVRDMSSSTAPRKILNFLRQQDSSISTGIRSIYNVKAQYKKEQLGGLSPIGYVLNELKEKNYIYDYHTNEHTNEITDILWVHPRSLELSVNFPSVLIIDATYKSNEYRIPLLEVVERLIWALDTLKRWMIGKGATLPSVVVSDRDLALLGAIEICFPFAQHILCIWHINQCVIKKCSPMLGTRWDEFSEARQLLIYSSTPMSLQQRWNAMCEKFEQYSDAMQYLWDTWLGPYKERFVAAYINQFMHLGSNSSQRAESAHARLKRYLGDTMSSLQTSFQKIEKMLTSQFGDIQGSFQKSLNIPRHIHLHEGIYSEIRGRISLQAMNLIHKQAQRTENEADLCFCKIKRTHGLPCFHDIALYRSVDRPIPLSSIHPHWSTLSMHAQRHTDEGARSDRAAQLIERLNEMDSDSRESMIDRFLDMADPSRCTVRPPAYNTEHRGRPTGRDEQNRGRIPSFTVSPSESRDSRIPTSQGSNRRDHLVQKFPQQYQRYISHCVDVRADGHCGFRAIAAQLYGSEDEWAQVRQDLIQEIEQNRVMYDQVYPERNYVSQVLQRLRCFQPSAPEDHWMDSISLGLVIASTYNVVLHTFDMIASSCFTYLPLSSHPVPLEARTHITIGRVNGNHFVQVSLYRHYPVPPIIIWWRPNASNEAQGWAHPYETRLQLWYEVMQIDPPGRQPQFGGNID, from the exons ATGAATGATGTTTCGTGTGGGGAGAGCAGCTCCTACGTTGGGCGAGATTACACAGCCGAATTTACGACTGACCAG atattTGAAACTAGAGCTGTGATGGTAGATTGGGTGCGAAGAGTTGGAAAGGAAAATAGTTTTGTGATTGTTCTAAGTAAATCTGCTAGTATAAAGGGCAACAAGATGCCgaaatgcatttttatttgtgaaagggGAGGATTGTACAGACCGCCACCGGAAGGGCATTCAATGCAAAGGATTACtggaactaaaaaatgtgattgcCCGTTTAAGCTGCGAGGTGTACCACAACCTCCAGACGGTGTCATGTGGAGTTTGAAGGTTGTTAAAGGTTTTCATAACCATGAACCAGCTGAAAGTTTTGAGGGAcatgagtacccgtcaaggTTAACCCCAATCCAGCAGCAATTAGTTCGTGACATGTCTAGCAGTACCGCGCCTCGAAAAATTCTTAATTTCCTGAGACAACAAGACTCGTCAATTAGTACAGGAATCAGGAGTATTTACAATGTGAAGGCACAATATAAGAAAGAACAACTAGGGGGTCTATCTCCTATTGGGTACGTCTTGAAtgaattaaaggagaaaaattaCATTTACGACTATCATACAAATGAACACACcaacgaaatcacagatattcTTTGGGTTCATCCTAGAAGCCTAGAGCTATCTGTCAATTTTCCGTCCGTGTTGATTATTGATGCGACATACAAGAGTAATGAGTATCGGATTCCACTCTTGGaagttgtgg AACGACTGATATGGGCATTGGATACTTTAAAGAGATGGATGATTGGAAAAGGGGCAACGTTGCCATCGGTGGTTGTTTCAGATAGGGATCTGGCACTTCTTGGCGCCATTGAAATATGTTTTCCCTTCGCACAACACAtcctttgtatttggcacataaatcaGTGTGTAATAAAAAAGTGCAGCCCTATGCTTGGTACGAGGTGGGACGAATTTTCAGAGGCACGGCAGTTGCTTATTTATTCATCGACACCGATGTCTTTGCAACAGAGGTGGAATGCCATGTGCGAAAAGTTTGAGCAATACTCTGATGCCATGCAATACCTTTGGGACACATGGTTAGGTCCTTACAAAGAGCGATTTGTTGCAGCATATATAAACCAATTTATGCACCTTGGGAGCAATTCAAGCCAAAG GGCAGAGTCTGCGCATGCGAGGCTCAAACGATATTTGGGAGATACCATGTCCTCGCTTCAAAcatcttttcagaaaatagaaaagatgttgaCCAGTCAATTCGGGGATATTCAGGGATCATTCCAAAAATCTCTCAACATTCCACGTCACATACATCTACATGAAGGCATTTATAGTGAAATCAGAGGCCGCATTTCATTACAGGCAATGAATTTGATCCATAAGCAGGCACAACGCACTGAAAACGAAGCCGACCTTTGCTTTTGTAAGATCAAAAGGacacacggattgccatgcTTTCACGATATTGCACTTTATCGTTCTGTGGATAGACCAATTCCTCTAAGCTCTATCCACCCTCACTGGAGTACATTGTCCATGCACGCCCAGAGGCATACTGATGAAGGAGCACGATCCGACAGGGCAGCTCAGCTTATTGAAAGATTAAATGAAATGGATTCCGACAGTCGAGAGTCTATGATAGACAGGTTTCTTGATATGGCGGATCCATCTCGTTGCACAGTTCGACCTCCAGCATACAACACAGAACACAGGGGTCGACCTACAGGCAGGGATGAGCAGAATAGAGGTCGTATACCTTCCTTCACAGTATCCCCTTCAGAATCTCGAGACTCACGTATTCCAACATCACAAGGGAGCAATAGGAGGGATCACCTCGTTCAGAAATTTCCTCAGCAGTATCAGCGTTATATTTCCCACTGTGTTGACGTTCGAGCTGATGGTCATTGTGGCTTTAGGGCGATAGCCGCGCAACTCTATGGTTCTGAAGATGAATGGGCTCAAGTACGACAGGACCTTATccaagagattgaacaaaatagGGTCATGTACGATCAGGTTTATCCAGAACGTAATTATGTATCACAGGTGCTACAGAGACTTCGTTGCTTCCAGCCATCGGCACCAgaggatcattggatggattcTATATCATTGGGACTTGTCATCGCATCAACGTACAACGTTGTACTACATACATTCGATATGATTGCTTCGAGTTGTTTCACTTACTTGCCGTTGAGCTCTCATCCGGTTCCATTAGAAGCGCGCACACATATAACTATTGGCCGTGTTAATggcaatcacttcgtgcaagtttCCCTATACcgtcattaccctgtaccacccatcatCATATGGTGGAGGCCAAATGCATCAAATGAAGCACAAGGATGGGCTCATCCTTATGAAACACGTCTccaattgtggtacgaagtGATGCAGATAGATCCGCCGGGACGACAACCACAATTTGGCGGAAATATTGATTAA